A genomic segment from Dietzia psychralcaliphila encodes:
- a CDS encoding aldehyde dehydrogenase has product MNPDGRLPVTTSTTYDAPLLIDGELRPASGAGTFDVLNPATEELIGRAADGTAADMDAAIAAARTAFDTTTWSTDHAFRASCLRQLRDALQSHTEELRALTIAEVGAPHMFTTGPQLEGPVADLGWLADLVDAYEWVEELGESEVMGIRSHRSARREAIGVVGAITPWNFPNQINLAKIGPALAAGCTVVLKPAPDTPLIAAAVARIAAEETDIPAGVLNVVSSSDHGVGAQLTTDPRVDLVSFTGSTATGKKIMVAAAETLKKVFLELGGKSAAVVLDDADLNAACFMTALNACTHAGQGCALTTRLVVPREKYDEAVEAAKGAMAAFAPGDPTDPGTLCGPLISELQRERVEGYIALAVEEGGTIEVGGGRPSGPDKATGFWVEPTLISGLDNTARVAQEEIFGPVLVVIPHDGDDDAVRIANDSPYGLSGAVWGSDLDRVEKVVAGIRTGTLGVNGGVWYGADVPFGGYKQSGIGREMGRQGFEEYLETKSVATPA; this is encoded by the coding sequence ATGAACCCCGACGGAAGGCTCCCCGTGACGACGAGCACCACCTACGACGCCCCGCTCCTCATCGACGGCGAGCTGCGCCCGGCCTCCGGGGCAGGCACGTTCGACGTCCTCAACCCGGCCACCGAGGAGCTGATCGGCCGCGCGGCCGACGGCACCGCCGCGGACATGGACGCGGCCATCGCCGCCGCCCGCACGGCGTTCGACACCACCACCTGGTCCACCGACCACGCGTTCCGCGCCTCCTGCCTGCGCCAGCTGCGCGATGCGCTGCAGTCCCACACCGAGGAGCTGCGGGCGCTGACCATCGCCGAGGTGGGCGCCCCCCACATGTTCACCACCGGCCCGCAGCTCGAGGGCCCGGTGGCCGACCTCGGTTGGCTGGCCGACCTGGTGGACGCGTACGAGTGGGTCGAGGAACTGGGCGAGTCCGAGGTCATGGGGATCCGCTCCCACCGCTCGGCGCGCCGGGAGGCCATCGGCGTGGTCGGTGCGATCACCCCGTGGAACTTCCCCAACCAGATCAACCTGGCCAAGATCGGGCCCGCGCTGGCGGCGGGCTGCACCGTGGTGCTCAAGCCCGCGCCCGACACCCCGCTCATCGCCGCGGCCGTGGCCCGGATCGCCGCCGAGGAGACCGACATCCCCGCGGGCGTGCTCAACGTGGTCTCGTCCTCGGACCACGGCGTGGGCGCCCAGCTGACCACCGACCCGCGCGTGGACCTGGTCTCGTTCACCGGGTCCACCGCCACCGGAAAGAAGATCATGGTGGCCGCGGCGGAGACCCTCAAGAAGGTCTTCCTCGAGCTGGGCGGCAAGTCCGCCGCGGTGGTGCTCGACGACGCCGACCTCAACGCCGCGTGCTTCATGACGGCCCTCAACGCCTGCACCCACGCCGGCCAGGGCTGCGCCCTCACCACCCGACTGGTGGTGCCGCGCGAGAAGTACGACGAGGCCGTCGAGGCCGCCAAGGGCGCCATGGCGGCCTTCGCGCCGGGCGACCCCACCGACCCGGGCACCCTGTGCGGTCCGCTGATCTCCGAACTGCAGCGCGAGCGGGTCGAGGGCTATATCGCGCTGGCCGTGGAGGAGGGCGGCACCATCGAGGTCGGCGGCGGTCGCCCCTCCGGCCCGGACAAGGCCACGGGCTTCTGGGTGGAGCCCACCCTGATCTCCGGACTCGACAACACCGCGCGGGTGGCCCAGGAGGAGATCTTCGGCCCCGTCCTCGTCGTCATCCCCCACGACGGCGACGACGACGCGGTCCGGATCGCCAACGACTCCCCCTACGGACTCTCCGGCGCCGTCTGGGGAAGCGACCTCGACCGCGTCGAGAAGGTCGTGGCGGGCATCCGCACCGGAACGCTCGGGGTGAACGGCGGCGTCTGGTACGGCGCCGACGTGCCCTTCGGCGGCTACAAGCAGTCGGGCATCGGCCGCGAGATGGGCCGGCAGGGTTTCGAGGAGTACCTCGAGACCAAGT